A single genomic interval of Zingiber officinale cultivar Zhangliang chromosome 4A, Zo_v1.1, whole genome shotgun sequence harbors:
- the LOC121970771 gene encoding UPF0481 protein At3g47200-like, producing MSNTEDEIIETSVDMDWVTSLEKKVSDTKFTDRNTEPTIYRVPDILRKVDHEAYEPSIVSLGPYHRDKPHLKAMNQLKWKYLKSVLQQNRSMALKDYVDLIKKLEKRARAAYSEEVKMSSNSFAEMMLLDGCFVMLTVIGRDYLEESWAANVVVRDIFKLENQLPFFLLEKLYEYAFPRGFPFRKLTFEFIRKYFSSNSSILGLLSDNETFHHKIHLCLSWIDPIKNNDNGNSNGDQSSTFGFLCNYNLVKTVFVSWPSKLRSFLLPQVNKIRTGRDANPEEDLNGNGHDNGNGNQSSTFGFLCNYNLVKTVFVSWSSKLRSSLLSQVNKIRTGRDANPEEYRPCKGKDTEIEKSPVPGLPWIPSATICNEAGIQFKRKQTAKSFLDITFHNGKLEIPQLRIDDDTNMLFRNLIAYEQCSNDSKLHVTSYMVLMDHLIDTAADVQLLLQHEIIISDLGDSQEIATLFNKLNTNVCYSSRGFYLLTVLTAMRKHLDTRCNKWRARLNRDYFSNPWAAISLFGALALFLLTVIQTTFTILGYFRPPK from the exons ATGAGTAACACAGAAGATGAGATAATTGAGACATCAGTGGACATGGACTGGGTAACCTCATTGGAGAAGAAGGTGTCAGACACAAAATTTACGGACAGAAACACAGAGCCAACAATCTACAGAGTTCCGGATATCTTGAGAAAGGTCGACCATGAAGCCTATGAGCCATCGATCGTCTCGCTCGGCCCCTACCACCGCGACAAACCTCATCTAAAGGCCATGAATCAGCTCAAATGGAAGTACCTCAAGTCTGTCCTCCAGCAGAACCGTAGTATGGCCTTGAAGGACTATGTGGATCTGATCAAGAAGCTGGAAAAGAGAGCACGCGCTGCCTATTCGGAGGAAGTGAAGATGAGCAGCAACAGTTTTGCAGAAATGATGTTGCTGGACGGATGCTTTGTGATGCTTACAGTAATCGGGCGCGACTATTTAGAAGAGAGTTGGGCTGCAAATGTAGTAGTACGAGATATCTTCAAGCTCGAAAACCAacttcctttctttcttcttgaaaaGTTGTACGAATATGCATTTCCTCGCGGCTTTCCCTTTCGAAAACTAACATTCGAGTTCATCCGCAAGTATTTCTCAAGTAACTCAAGTATCTTGGGACTTCTCTCCGACAATGAGACTTTTCACCACAAAATTCATCTTTGTCTTTCTTGGATTGATCCGATAAAAAACAATGACAACGGCAATAGCAATGGCGATCAGTCCTCCACATTTGGCTTCCTCTGCAACTATAATCTAGTTAAAACCGTATTCGTATCGTGGCCATCAAAGCTGCGCTCGTTTTTGTTACCGCAGGTGAACAAGATACGCACTGGTCGAGATGCTAACCCCGAGGAGGATCTCAATGGCAATGGCCATGACAATGGCAATGGCAATCAGTCCTCCACATTTGGCTTCCTGTGCAACTATAATCTAGTTAAAACAGTATTCGTATCATGGTCATCAAAGCTGCGCTCGTCTTTGTTATCGCAGGTGAACAAGATACGCACGGGTCGAGATGCTAACCCCGAGGAGTATCGTCCTTGTAAAGGAAAGGATACTGAGATAGAAAAGAG TCCTGTCCCTGGCTTACCATGGATTCCCAGTGCTACAATATGCAATGAAGCCGGAATTCAattcaaaagaaaacaaacagCCAAGAGTTTCCTGGACATTACATTTCATAACGGCAAGTTGGAGATTCCCCAACTTCGAATAGACGATGACACCAACATGCTCTTCAGAAATCTTATCGCGTACGAGCAATGTTCAAACGATTCCAAGCTCCATGTTACATCCTATATGGTGCTTATGGATCACCTCATCGATACGGCAGCAGATGTCCAATTGCTTCTACAACATGAAATCATTATTAGCGATTTAGGGGACAGCCAAGAAATTGCCACTCTATTTAACAAACTTAACACGAATGTCTGCTATAGTTCACGTGGTTTCTACCTTCTGACCGTCCTCACTGCCATGAGGAAGCACCTCGACACTAGATGCAACAAATGGCGCGCAAGGTTGAATCGCGATTACTTCAGTAATCCTTGGGCAGCTATCTCATTATTTGGTGCTCTTGCCCTATTTCTTCTTACTGTGATACAAACCACTTTTACTATTCTGGGTTATTTTCGGCCGCCAAAGTAG